TTCGAGTCGGATCTGCATGGCGGCAGTGTAGGCAAGGGGCATGCCAGCCCTGGGCCGCCCGTCATCTTTAACAAACGAAACAAAGGCCTGACAGGCCGGAAATGCGGCTGCGACGGCGGGCCGCGACAGTTGCGCCATGCCGTGATGAAGCAGTAGCAGCACAGACCGCCCTCCCAGGAGCCCGCCATGACCCAGCAGCCAACGCCCGAGCCGCCCTACCGCAGCGAAGCCTTCGCCGAGGATCTGCAGTTCCTGCTGGAGCCGGCCGCCACGCCCGGCTGGCTGAGCGGCCGCCGCGTCGAGGCGCTGCTGGGCCTGCTGCCGCTGTGCACCGCGCTGCTGGGCTTCGCCTTCGCGCTGCTCTGAGCCCTTCTCCCCTAGCCCCCACATCCTGGCCACCGCGCGCCGGTCCCCCGTCGGAGGGAGGCTTGGGTGCGGGTGTGCCTCATTGTTTGCCCAGGAAGCCACGGCATGATGTCCACCATGGATCTGCGTTATCACCTGTTCGAGCTCAGCGCCCGTCATCAACTTTCGCCCGCCGCGGCGCTGCGCCTGCAGCAGCTGGCCGGCCTGCACGAGGAGCCGCCCGGCCTGCGGCGCTGGCTGCCGCGCCTGGTGGCGGTGCTGGCCGCGGCGCTGGGCGGGCTCGGGTTGGTGATGTGGGTGGCGGCCAATTGGGCCGAGCTGGGGCGCTTCGCGCGCTTTGGCCTGCTGCAGGGGCTGATCCTGCTGCTGTGCCTGGCCGCGGCGCTGCGTCCGGCGGCGCGCGCACCGCTGGCCCTGCTGGCCTTCATCGCGACCGGCGCGCTGTTCGCCTATTTCGGCCAGACCTACCAGACCGGCGCCGATGCCTGGCAGCTGTTCGCGCTGTGGGCGGCGCTGGGTCTGCCGCTGGCCTTGGCCGTGCGCTCCGACCTGCTGTGGGCGCCCTGGGCCCTGGTGGCGCTGCTGGCGATCACGCTCTGGACCCAGACCCACACCGGCCGCAGCTGGCGCGTCGAGCCGGGCGATCTGCGCGTGCACCTGCTGGGCTTCGGCGCGATGCTGGCCCTGGGCGCCGCGCTGGCCGCGCCGCTGCGGCGCTTCACCGGCGCGGGCCTGTGGTCGCTGCGCCTGGTGGCGCTGTTCGCGGTGATCGCGCTGTCGCTGGCCGCGGTGGGCGGGCTGTTCCATGTGCGCATCGCGCCGCAGTACGGCCTGGGCCTGCTGTTCCTGGCGCTGGCCGCGGCGGGCCTGGCGACGCGGCGCGGCTTCGACGTGTTCGGGCTCAGCGCGGTGGCCCTGGGCCTGGACGCGCTGCTGGTCGCGGGCTTGACGCGGCTGCTGTTCTTCCATGGGCGCAGCGGAGGAGGCGACCCGATCGGCGAGTTCCTGCTGCTGAGCCTGTTCGCCGCCGGCCTGCTGGCGGGTTCGGTGACCCTGATCCTGAAGCTGGCGCGTCGCGCGGAGGTCCAGGCATGAGGCCCGCATCGGACTGGCTGCGCGCCGCGGCGGCCGAGGGCCTGCTGCCGGCCGATACCCGCCTGGCCACGGACGAGGCCGGCCAGCATCGGCCCTGGCCGGTGCTGCTGCTGATCGCCTGCGGCGCCTGGATCGCGGCGCTGCCGCTGCTGGGTCTGCTGCTGGCGCTGGTCGGCTATGCCTGGCTGGATCGCGGGCCGGGCAGCTATCTGGTCGGCACGGTCCTGCTGGTCGGCGGCGTGCTGGCGCTGCGCCGGCGCGACCTGCCGGTCTTCGTCGAGCAGCTGGTGTTGCCGCTGCTGCTGCTGGGCGCGGGCCTGCTGGCTTTCGCCGCGTTCCGCGATCTGCCGGGGCGGCTGGCGGCCCTGCCGCTGCTGGTCCTGACCCTGGTGCTGGCGCGCTGGCTGGAGCGGCCCTGGCTGCGCGTGCTGCTGGGCGCGAGCGCGGCGGGGCTGACGGGCTTCCTGCTGCTGCCGCTGGAATGGCGGCATTCCATCGCCGACCTGATCCGCTTCCTGTTCTTCTGGCTGACGCCGCAGCTGCTGCTGGGCCTGTGGGCCGCGGCGCTGACCTGGCAGCAGCGCCATGCACTGGCCGGCCCGTGGCTGCGCTGGGCCGCGCCGCTGGAGCAGTTCGCGGCCGGCTGGCTGCTGGCCTGCCTGGCGGCGCTGTGCGCGATGTCCGGCATGAGCTTCCTGGTCGGCGGCTTCGCCGGCGGGCAGGGCGGCACCGGCTCGCTGCTGCTGGCGATCGGCAGCGCGCTGACGCGCAGTGAAATGCTGGCGCCGCTGCTGCTGCATGGCTGCTCGCTGGCGCTGGCCCTGGCGGCGGCCTGGCTGCTGTGGCGGCGCTGGCCGGGCTGCCGGCGGCCGATGCTGCTGGGCCTGGCCGCCGCGCTGGCGGCGCTGGCCTTCCTGCTGCCCGGCTTGGGCGCCACCCTGTTCGCGCTGGCTCTGCTGGCGACCACCCAGCGCTGGCGCCTGGCGGCGGCGGCCGGCGTCGCGGCGGCCTGGATCATCGGCGGCTTCTACTACCAGCTGGACTGGACCCTGGGGCAGAAGGCGCTGCTGCTGGTCGGCCTCGGCGCGCTGCTGGGCCTGCTGGCCTGGCTGGCGCGCCGACCGGCCGAGGCGGCGGCAAGACCCGACCCCGCCCCCGGCGCCGCACGCTGGCTGCTGGGCGGCGGCGCGCTGCTGGTGCTGGCGGTGGCCAACGGCGCGATCTGGCAGAAGGAGACGCTGATCCGCGACGGCCGGCCGGTGTTCGTTTCGCTGGCGCCGGTGGATCCGCGCTCGCTGATGCAGGGCGACTTCATGCGTCTGAACTTCGCGCTGCCCGGCCGGCTGGAGGGCGAGGAGCTGCTGCGCCTGCCGGGCGCACAGCGCCCGCTGCTAGCCGCGCGGCTGGACCCGCGCGGCGTCGCCACCGGCATGCGTCTGCAGGCGCCGGGCCAGCCGCTGGCCGAGGGCGAGCTGCTGCTGGAGTTGACGCCCAAGGACGGGCGCTGGGTGCTGGTCAGCGATGCCTGGTTCTTCGAGGAGGGGCAGGCCGCCGCCTTCGAGGCCGCGAAGTTCGGCGAGTTCCGCGTGCTGCCCGACGGCCGCGCGCTGCTGGTCGGCATGGCCGATTCGAGCCTGCACCCTATTCGGCCCTGAACGTGAATTCTTGGCGGCGGCCGGCGCGCACATGTAAAGGCGCGCCTGGCGCCGAACCGGCCGAGTCTGTAACGGGTAGTATCCGCGCCTCGATGTAGAACAAAGAACCTACTCGGCACACCCGGTCTGAAAAGCGGGGTCGCAAAGCCACCGGTCTAACGCCCGCGTTTTTTCAAAGCGCGCGGCCATGACAGCGGGGTTGCCAGCTTCCGGCATCGGCCGGTCGCCTGCCGCATGCGCCACCCCGCCTTTTCCGTTCGTCCGTGCCGCCCGGCCGCCCATGAACGGATCCCCGACGTTTTCGCTCCCCGCCCCGCAGCCGGCAACGGCGCGGCCGCGGCGTTTCAGCGGCCGCCACCTGATGCGCCAGATCCTGGCGCCGGTGCTGCTGGTGCTGCTGGCGATCGCGCTGCTGCTGGGCCTGTCGGCGCGCCAGCAGCAGCAGCGCAGCGAGCAGCAGCAGGGCAACGAGATCCGGCGCCAGGCCCAGAGCCTGTGGCTGCGCCTGGCCGACGACGAGGCGCGCCGCCTGCGCTGGCTGGCCCAGCAGGCGCGCGAGAACCCGGCGCTGCAGCGCGCGATGCGCGCCGGCGACCGCGCGGCCCTGCTGCTCGCGGCGCGCGGCGAGTACGGCGCGATGCGGCGCGAGTCGGGCATCAGCCATGTCGCCTTCATCACGCCGCAGCAGCGCACGCTGCTGCAACTGCTCGACCCCGAGGCCGGGGGCGGCGAGCTGGTGCTGCGCCCGGTGCTGGCCGAGGCGGCGCGGCTGGATGCGCCTGCCGAGGGCTGGGAGATGGCGAGC
This genomic stretch from Roseateles sp. DAIF2 harbors:
- a CDS encoding DUF2157 domain-containing protein, with product MMSTMDLRYHLFELSARHQLSPAAALRLQQLAGLHEEPPGLRRWLPRLVAVLAAALGGLGLVMWVAANWAELGRFARFGLLQGLILLLCLAAALRPAARAPLALLAFIATGALFAYFGQTYQTGADAWQLFALWAALGLPLALAVRSDLLWAPWALVALLAITLWTQTHTGRSWRVEPGDLRVHLLGFGAMLALGAALAAPLRRFTGAGLWSLRLVALFAVIALSLAAVGGLFHVRIAPQYGLGLLFLALAAAGLATRRGFDVFGLSAVALGLDALLVAGLTRLLFFHGRSGGGDPIGEFLLLSLFAAGLLAGSVTLILKLARRAEVQA
- a CDS encoding GDYXXLXY domain-containing protein, whose translation is MRPASDWLRAAAAEGLLPADTRLATDEAGQHRPWPVLLLIACGAWIAALPLLGLLLALVGYAWLDRGPGSYLVGTVLLVGGVLALRRRDLPVFVEQLVLPLLLLGAGLLAFAAFRDLPGRLAALPLLVLTLVLARWLERPWLRVLLGASAAGLTGFLLLPLEWRHSIADLIRFLFFWLTPQLLLGLWAAALTWQQRHALAGPWLRWAAPLEQFAAGWLLACLAALCAMSGMSFLVGGFAGGQGGTGSLLLAIGSALTRSEMLAPLLLHGCSLALALAAAWLLWRRWPGCRRPMLLGLAAALAALAFLLPGLGATLFALALLATTQRWRLAAAAGVAAAWIIGGFYYQLDWTLGQKALLLVGLGALLGLLAWLARRPAEAAARPDPAPGAARWLLGGGALLVLAVANGAIWQKETLIRDGRPVFVSLAPVDPRSLMQGDFMRLNFALPGRLEGEELLRLPGAQRPLLAARLDPRGVATGMRLQAPGQPLAEGELLLELTPKDGRWVLVSDAWFFEEGQAAAFEAAKFGEFRVLPDGRALLVGMADSSLHPIRP